Below is a window of Rhodopseudomonas sp. P2A-2r DNA.
GCGAAGAAGATGAACGTGAAGGAGGCGTAGATCAGCGAGGTGATGGTCGAGCCGATATAGCCGAAGCCCGCGCCGCGGGTCAGCAGATCGATGTCGATGCCGCATTTCGCCGCCTGGTACGCGATGGGCAGGCCGCAGCAGAAGATAATCAGGCTGACCACCAGGATCGCTGCGGTGGCATTGGTGACGCCGTAGTTGATGGTGATGGTGCCGCCGATGGCTTCCAGCGCCAGGAATGAGATGGCGCCGAGCGCGGTATTGGCGACCCGGGTCGATGACCAGCGGCGCGCGCTCTTTGCGGTGAACCGCAGCGCGTAATCCTCAAGAGTCTGGTTGGCGACCCATTGATTGTACTGGCGCCTGACGCGGTCGATCCGCTGTCGCCCTGCCACATTCCGCTCCTGACCAGTCACGCTACGCAGTTGCGCCTTGGCAAAAACCTACGTCGCCATTTTGCGGTGCAGTATACGCGTTCTCACGTATCTGTGCATCGCACAACTTCACCCATGCTTGCCTTACCAATAGGCGTCCTCGAAACAGGTGGGGTTGACATGTCAGACGAGAAGAAACCGGGCCTACATTCGCCGTTGCGGCGAAAATTGCTGATGGGCATGGCGGCGCTGCCCGCATTGACGATGCTTCCGCGCCCATCTTTTGCGCAGTCGCCTGCGACTTCGGCGGTCAACACCACCGGCCTGGCGGTGACCGATACGGAAGTCACCGTCGGCATCCTGCATTCCGCGACCGGCACCATGGCGATCTCGGAAACCGGCTCGATCGAGGCCGAGAAGCTGGCCATCGAACAGATCAACGCCATGGGTGGCGTGCTCGGTCGCAAGATCAAGTTCATCCAGGAAGACGGCGCCTCGGACTGGCCGACTTTCGCCGAAAAGGCCAAGAAGCTGCTGGTCAACGACAAGGTCGCCGCCATCATGGGCTGCTGGACCTCGGCGTCGCGCAAGGCCGTGCTGCCGGTCATGGAGCAGTATAACGGCATGCTGTATTACCCGACCTTCTACGAAGGTCTGGAGCAGTCCAAGAACGTGATCTACACCGGCCAGGAAGCCACCCAGCAGATCCTCGCCGGCATCAACTGGATCACCAAGGAGAAGGGCGCCAAGTCGTTCTACTTCATCGGCTCCGATTACATCTGGCCGCGCACCTCGAACAAGATCGCGCGCAAGCACATCGAGAACATGCTCAAGCTCAAGGTCGTGGGCGAAGAGTATTTCCCGCTCGGTCACACCCAGTTCAATTCGGTCATCAACAAGATCAAGCTGACCAAGCCGGACGTGATCTTCACCGACGTGGTCGGCGGCTCCAACGTCGCCTTCTACAAACAGCTCAAGGCCGCCGGCATCGATCTCAACAAGCAGACGCTGCTGACCATCTCGGTCACCGAGGACGAAATCGACGGTATCGGCGGCGAGAACATCGCGGGCGCCTATGCCTGCATGAAGTACTTCCAGTCGCTGAAGAACGACAACAACGCCAAATTCGTCCCGGCCTTCCACAAGATGTGGGGCGAAAAGACCGTGATCGGCGACGTCACCCAGGCTGCGTATCTGGGACCGTGGCTGTGGAAGCTCACCGTCGAGAAGGCCGGCTCCTTCGACATCGACAAGGTCGCAGCGGCGTCGCCCGGCATCGAGTTCAAGGGCGCGCCGGAAGGCTATGTGCGGATCCACGAGAACCATCACCTGTGGTCCAAGACCCGCGTCGGCAAGGCGCGTCTCGATGGCCAGTTCGACGTGGTCTACGAGACCGCCGACCTGGTCGAGCCGGATCCGTTCCCCAAGGGCTACCAGTAAGAGCCTCACTTCTCCCAGACGCGGACGACCTATCCGCGAAAAACGACCCCGCGTCGCTTGCGACGCGGGGACCCTTCCCACGGAGGACGGATCCATGTTCGGCGAGTATTCGATTGGCGATCTCGGCGCCATTTTCGCGATGCAGGGTTTTGCCGGGCTGATCCTGTTCTCGGTCTATGTGCTGATGGCGCTCGGCCTCGCGATCATTTTCGGCCAGATGGGCGTCATCAACATGGCGCACGGCGAATTCATGATCCTCGGTGCCTACGTCACCTGGATGACTTCGAACTTCTTTCAGACGTTTTTGCCGTCGCTGTTCTCCGGCTACTTCTTCGTCGCCATGATCCTGGCCTTCATCGCCTCCGGGGCGCTGGGCATGCTGGTGGAATGGGCGCTGATCCGGCATCTCTACAAGCGCCCGCTGGATACGCTGCTGGCCACCTGGGGCCTCAGCCTGATCCTGCAGCAGGCCTATCGTTCGATCTTCGGGGCTCGCGAAGTCGGCGTCGAACTGCCGCAGTGGATGATGGGCTCGCAGCGCGTGACCGACACCATCGAAGTGCCGATCAATGGCATCTTCGTGATGGGGCTGACGCTGCTGATCACCATGGCGGTCGCCTGGATCATGTACAAGTCGCGCTGGGGCCGCCAGGTCCGCGCTGTCGTGCAGAACCGCGTGATGGCCGGCGCCGTCGGTATCAATACCGAGCGTGTCGACTGCTACACGTTTGGCCTGGGTTGCGGCATTGCCGGCATCGCCGGATCGGCCTTCACCATGATCGGCTCGACCGGGCCGACCTCCGGTCAGCTCTACATCGTCGACACCTTCCTCGTCGTGGTGTTCGGCGGCGCCGCCAGCCTGGTCGGCACCATCGCCTCCGCCTTCACCATCTCGCAGGCGCAATCGACCATGGAATTCTTCATGTCCGGTTCGATGGCCAAGGTGCTGACCCTGCTGGCCGTCGTCGGAATCCTGATGCTGCGCCCGCAGGGCCTGTTTGCTCTCAAGGTCCGCAAGTAACCATAAAGGGCTGAAGCCAATGTCCGACAATGCGCGTCTCGTCAATCGGCCGGAACTTCTCGGCATCCTCGCGCTCGCAGTCCTGCTGGTGGTGATCCTGCCGCTGACGCTCGACGTGTTCCGTCTCAACCTGGTTGCGAAGTACCTCACATATGCGTTCGTGGCGGTCGGGCTGGTGATCTGCTGGGGCTATGGCGGCATTCTCAGCCTCGGCCAGGGCGTGTTCTTCGGCCTCGGCGGCTACTGCATGGCGATGTTTCTCAAGCTTGAAGCGTCCAGCCCGGAAAACACCAAGATCCAGTCGACGCCCGGTATTCCGGATTTCATGGACTGGAATCAGATCACCGAACTGCCGTTCTTCTGGAAGCCGTTCCACAGCCTGACCTTTACCGTGATCGCCATCATCGTGGTGCCGGCATTCTTCGCCTTCGTCATCGGCGCCGCCATGTTCAAGCGCCGCGTCGGCGGCACCTATTTCGCCATCATCACCCAGGCGGTGGCGGCGATCCTCACCATCCTGATCGTCGGCCAGCAGGGCTACACCGGCGGCATCAACGGCATGACCGACCTGCGCACCCTGAAAGGCTGGGACATCCGTCCGGACCACGCTAAGATCGTGCTGTATTTCTTCGAGGTTGCCTGCCTGTTCGGCTGCATCTTCGTCGCCCAGTTCATCCGTCGCTCCAAGCTCGGCCGCATCCTGGTGGCGATGCGCGACAAGGAGGACCGCGTGAGGTTCTCCGGCTACAGCGTCGCCAACTTCAAGATATTCGCCTTCTGCGTCGCTGCAATCTTTGCGGCGATCGGCGGCGCCATGTTCGCGTTGCAGGTCGGCTTCATGTCGCCGTCCTTCGTCGGCATCGTGCCGTCCATCGAGATGGTGATTTACACGGCGGTCGGCGGCCGGCTGTCGATCCTCGGCGCGGTCTACGGCACGCTACTGGTCAACTTCGCCAAGACCAGCTTCTCGGAATCCTTTCCCGAACTCTGGCTGTTCGGGCTCGGCGGCCTGTTCATCGCGGTGGTGCTGGCATTCCCGAACGGGCTTGCCGGGATCTGGAGCGATTACGTGCAGCCGCGCATCGACCGGCTGCTGCGCAGGAAGGATTCGAAGAAGAACGGCTGGACCGATACCTCGGTCGCCGATGGCGCCCCGGCAGAGTGAGGAGACGAACATGCTGATCGGTCACCAGCCCAAGGATTTCCTGCTCGCGGTGGAGGGACTGACTGTGTCATTCGATGGCTTCAAGGCCGTCAACGACCTCTCCTTCTACGTCGAGGAGAACGAGATCCGCGTCATCATCGGGCCCAACGGCGCCGGCAAGACCACGGTGCTCGATCTGATCTGCGGCAAGACCAAGGCCACGTCGGGCGCCATCCATTTTCGTGACAAGGACCTCACGAAGATGAAGGAGAACCAGATCGTCCAGGCCGGTGTCGGCCGTAAATTCCAGACGCCGTCGATTTATGACGATCTCACCGTGTTCGAGAATCTGGAGATTTCCTTCCCGCGCGGCCGCAGCGTGTTCGGCGCGCTGACCTTCAAGCGTGACGCGGTGGTGCGCGACCGGGTCGAGGAAGTCGCCGAGATGATCTTTCTCAAGGATCGCCTCAACATGTCGGCCGAATTGCTCAGCCACGGCCAGAAGCAGTGGCTGGAGATCGGCATGCTGCTGATCCAGGACCCGGACCTCCTGATGCTCGACGAACCGGTCGCCGGCATGAGCGTCAGCGAGCGCATCAAGACCGCCGAATTGCTCAACACAATCATCAAGAACCGGTCGGTTCTGGTGATCGAGCACGATATGAAGTTCGTCGAGGACATCGCCCACAAGGTCACAGTCCTGCACCAGGGCCAGATACTGTCGGAAGGCTCGATGGAGAAGGTCAAGAACGACCCGAAGGTCATCGAAGTTTATCTGGGGCATTGAGGATGATGATGCGGTTTGAACTTGCGACAAGCGCGGTTTCACCTCTCCCCGCTTGCGGGGAGAGGTCGGATCGCGCGCGCACCGCGCGCGATCCGGGTGAGGGGAGTCCGAGAGTCTCTCTGGCTGCCCCTCACCCCAACCCTCTCCCCGCAAGCGGGGAGAGGGAGCTTACGGCGCCGTTGGATACTTTGGAGGCCATCATGCTTGCGATTAACGATCTCCACGTCGCCTACGGCCAGAGCGAGGTGCTGCACGGGCTCAACATCGCTGTGCAGCCCAACGAGATCGTCGCGATCATGGGCCGGAACGGCATGGGCAAGACCACGCTGATGAAGTCGCTGATGGGCATCGTGCCGACCAGAAGCGGTTCGGTAAAGATGGAGGGCGCCGAACTCAGCGGGTTGAAGAGCTATGAGCGGGTCTACAAAGGACTAGCCTACGTGCCGCAGGGCCGCATGATCTTCTCGCATATGACGGTCAAGGAGAATATCGAGACCGGCCTCGTCGCCTCCGGCGAAAAGGACGTGCCGGCCGATCTTTATGAGCTATTTCCGGTGCTGCTGGAAATGAAGGGCCGCCGCGGCGGCAACCTGTCCGGCGGACAGCAACAGCAGCTCGCCATTGCGCGTGCGCTCGCCACCAAGCCGAAGGTGCTGCTGCTCGATGAGCCCACCGAAGGCATCCAGCCGTCGATCATCAAGGAGATGGCGCGGACGCTGAAGCGCATCCGCGACACCAAGGGCCTGTCGATCATCGTGTCCGAACAGGTGCTGAGTTTCGCGCTCGACGTCGCCGACCGCGTGCTGGTGATCGAGAACGGCGAGATCGTCCGCGATGAGGCACGCGAGGGGATCGATGCCGCGCAGATCGCCAAATACCTGTCCGTTTAATTATTCGCCAGCCTATTCGCCAAGCCGTGTAACCGAAGGGGAGCTATCGATGCCAGAGACCATCATCAAGGTCGATTTGACGCAGTCGGCCTATGACAACGACATGATCCACAACCGCTGGCATCCCGACGTGCCCATGGTGGCGTGGGTCAATCCTGGCGATGATTTCATTGTCGAGACCTATGACTGGACCGGCGGCTTCATCAAGAACAACGATTCCGCAGACGACGTGCGCGATATCGATCTG
It encodes the following:
- the urtB gene encoding urea ABC transporter permease subunit UrtB yields the protein MFGEYSIGDLGAIFAMQGFAGLILFSVYVLMALGLAIIFGQMGVINMAHGEFMILGAYVTWMTSNFFQTFLPSLFSGYFFVAMILAFIASGALGMLVEWALIRHLYKRPLDTLLATWGLSLILQQAYRSIFGAREVGVELPQWMMGSQRVTDTIEVPINGIFVMGLTLLITMAVAWIMYKSRWGRQVRAVVQNRVMAGAVGINTERVDCYTFGLGCGIAGIAGSAFTMIGSTGPTSGQLYIVDTFLVVVFGGAASLVGTIASAFTISQAQSTMEFFMSGSMAKVLTLLAVVGILMLRPQGLFALKVRK
- the urtC gene encoding urea ABC transporter permease subunit UrtC; its protein translation is MSDNARLVNRPELLGILALAVLLVVILPLTLDVFRLNLVAKYLTYAFVAVGLVICWGYGGILSLGQGVFFGLGGYCMAMFLKLEASSPENTKIQSTPGIPDFMDWNQITELPFFWKPFHSLTFTVIAIIVVPAFFAFVIGAAMFKRRVGGTYFAIITQAVAAILTILIVGQQGYTGGINGMTDLRTLKGWDIRPDHAKIVLYFFEVACLFGCIFVAQFIRRSKLGRILVAMRDKEDRVRFSGYSVANFKIFAFCVAAIFAAIGGAMFALQVGFMSPSFVGIVPSIEMVIYTAVGGRLSILGAVYGTLLVNFAKTSFSESFPELWLFGLGGLFIAVVLAFPNGLAGIWSDYVQPRIDRLLRRKDSKKNGWTDTSVADGAPAE
- the urtA gene encoding urea ABC transporter substrate-binding protein → MSDEKKPGLHSPLRRKLLMGMAALPALTMLPRPSFAQSPATSAVNTTGLAVTDTEVTVGILHSATGTMAISETGSIEAEKLAIEQINAMGGVLGRKIKFIQEDGASDWPTFAEKAKKLLVNDKVAAIMGCWTSASRKAVLPVMEQYNGMLYYPTFYEGLEQSKNVIYTGQEATQQILAGINWITKEKGAKSFYFIGSDYIWPRTSNKIARKHIENMLKLKVVGEEYFPLGHTQFNSVINKIKLTKPDVIFTDVVGGSNVAFYKQLKAAGIDLNKQTLLTISVTEDEIDGIGGENIAGAYACMKYFQSLKNDNNAKFVPAFHKMWGEKTVIGDVTQAAYLGPWLWKLTVEKAGSFDIDKVAAASPGIEFKGAPEGYVRIHENHHLWSKTRVGKARLDGQFDVVYETADLVEPDPFPKGYQ
- the urtE gene encoding urea ABC transporter ATP-binding subunit UrtE, which translates into the protein MLAINDLHVAYGQSEVLHGLNIAVQPNEIVAIMGRNGMGKTTLMKSLMGIVPTRSGSVKMEGAELSGLKSYERVYKGLAYVPQGRMIFSHMTVKENIETGLVASGEKDVPADLYELFPVLLEMKGRRGGNLSGGQQQQLAIARALATKPKVLLLDEPTEGIQPSIIKEMARTLKRIRDTKGLSIIVSEQVLSFALDVADRVLVIENGEIVRDEAREGIDAAQIAKYLSV
- the urtD gene encoding urea ABC transporter ATP-binding protein UrtD, whose protein sequence is MLIGHQPKDFLLAVEGLTVSFDGFKAVNDLSFYVEENEIRVIIGPNGAGKTTVLDLICGKTKATSGAIHFRDKDLTKMKENQIVQAGVGRKFQTPSIYDDLTVFENLEISFPRGRSVFGALTFKRDAVVRDRVEEVAEMIFLKDRLNMSAELLSHGQKQWLEIGMLLIQDPDLLMLDEPVAGMSVSERIKTAELLNTIIKNRSVLVIEHDMKFVEDIAHKVTVLHQGQILSEGSMEKVKNDPKVIEVYLGH